The genomic window TGGCCCAGCTTGGTATCGTCCACAAAGGACACCAAGAACTCCGGGTCGACCGCAATCGCCAGCACGCCGGCAAAGCCGCCGTCGGCATCCTCGATGCGGCGCGACAGGATCATCACATTGCGCTCGGAGACGATGCTCTTCATGGGATTGGAAATCGCCAGCGCCTTGCTGGGGCTGGCGGCATGCGCCTGGAAATAGCCACGACTGGCCACGCCCTGGCGGCTTTTCGGCTCCGCCAGCGTCGAGGTCAGCAGCATGCCGTTCTGGTCGAATACGCTGATGGAAATGCGCGCCGCCGCCGGCACCAGGCCGGCATCGACCTGCTCTTCCAGACGCAGCGCCCCGCCGTTCTTCTGCCGGTAAAAGAGAAGGCTCTGCATGATGTAGTCGAGCTGGCCGATGCTGCGTTCGATCTGGTCGGCATAGGTGCGCGCCTGTGCCGACGTGTTAGCAAAGGCGCGGTCGTGCAGGTCGCGCTGCTCGTAATGGATGGTCGAGGCCGCCCAAAACCACAGCCCCGCGATTAGCAGCGCGCAGGCGGCTGGCCAGGGAGCCAGGGAAGGAGCATGACCGCGAAGAAGACCAATTTTTTGCTGGAGCGACAGAATCTGGGGCGTAGCTATCATGAATACGCACTGTTAAGCAGGCAGGCGCGGGAAGTGTAACTTAGGTGAATCGATTATCGGACATAAATTTGACGTAGTAGTTTATGATTGGAAACTTTTGTATTGCAAAAACAAAGACTTATACCTTGGAGAGCCGAAAGCCGGCGAACGACAATCTCAGGTGACGGCTGCCTACCCCGCTCCCTGTCGCACGAAAAAGCCAATCCTCACTTCAATACCGTGTGGCCTGCCTTGGCAGTAAGCTTCAAGGAACCGGAACTTGCGTAATACCAGCCGCACCAGTTCGCAGCCATTATTAACTTTAACGACAAGGCAATGTGAATTCACGTCCGTGCATTGCGGCCGACAAGGCCTACAATTTGCGCTGCGAACGAGCGCGCGGCCGAGCTTGCCTGAATGGCATTACAAGGCGCGGCGACTCCCTGTCAATGCAAAATCAACTGGAGACAACATGCGCACACACAAAATCGCGGCTATCGGCGCCGACGGCATCGGCCCAGAAGTCATTGCGGCCGGCCTGGAAGTTTTAACGGCACTGGCCGACAAGGACGGCGGATTCCGGCTCGAGGTCGAGCACTTCCCCTGGAGTTCGGCCTATTACCTGGAACACGGGCACTACATCCCGGAAGGCGGCCTGGAAAGGCTGAAACAGTTTGACGCCATCTTCTTTGGCGCCGTCGGCAGTCAGCAGGTCCCGGACCATGTTTCTCTGTGGGGCCTGCGCCTGCCGATCGCGCAGGGCTTCGACCAGTACGCCAATGTGCGGCCGGCGCGCGTGCTGCCCGGTGTAACCAGCCCGCTGACCAATGGCGAGGACATCGACTGGGTGATCATCCGCGAGAACTCGGAAGGTGAGTATTCAGGCAATGGCGGCCGTGCCCATCGCGGCCTGCCAATTGAAGTCGGCACGGAAGTCGCGGTATTTACCCGCGCCGGCGTGGAGCGCATCCATCGTTTCGCATTCGAACTCGCGCGCAAGCGCCCGGCCAAGCACCTGACCCTAGTGACCAAGTCCAATGCGCAGCGCTTTGGCATGGTGATGTGGGATGAAATCTTCTACGAAGTCGCCAAGGATTATCCCGATGTCAGGACTGACCGGGAGCTGGTGGATGCGGTCACCACGCGCATGGTATTAAAGCCTAAGTCGCTGGACGTGCTGGTCGCCACCAACCTGCATGCCGACATCCTGTCCGATCTGGCGGCCGCGCTGTCCGGCAGCCTGGGCATCGCACCTACCGCCAACCTGAACCCGGAACGCCAGTTCCCGTCGATGTTCGAGCCCATCCACGGCTCGGCTTTCGACATCACCGGCAAGGGCGTGGCCAATCCGATCGCAACGTTCTGGACCGCTTCCATGATGCTGGAGCACCTGGGCGAAACCGCCGCTGCGCAAACCCTGATGCGGGCAGTCGAGGCGGTCACTGCCAGCAAGCTGCATACGCCCGATCTGGGCGGCAAGGCCAACACGGCGGACGTGACCCGCGCCGTATGCGACTACATCAAGAACGCCGCGCCGGCGGCCTGAGCGCAGAGCCGGCGCGGCTGGGTTTACTGGCCTCGCCGAGCCTTTCAGAATTTTTGTGTAAGCGAGGTCATGAAATAATGCCGAAAGGGATGTTCCATGACCGACGCAATGACTACTAAAAAGCAAAAAAACAGAAAGCACCACCGCCGTTCCCAATCGAACTGATTGACCAATTACTGGCCACTGTGCAGAACAAAGATGCCGAATCCATCCTTGGCGAATCGGGGCTGGTAGGCCAGCCCAAGAAGATGCTGGCCGAGCGCATGCTGTCGGCTGAGCTGACTCACCACTTGGCACAGGGCTCTCGCCTTGCTGAACCGCACCCCGTTTTAACCGGCCGTGCGAATCACGATCGCAAGGAGCACAGGCCGCTCCTTACTCCCGACACCAGTCCCGGTCCGGCTGCTTATGAAGCCTATGTGCGGCATCCACCACATCCTGCAGTTCCACCGGATCGCTGAACGGGTCTTCGTCCAGTGCGGTGACCCTGTTCAGTTCCTTTTGCCAGCGGCGCAGCTCGGCGACATAGCCTGGGTCCGGCACGCGACGCAGGTCGCCGTCCTGCTCGACCAGGTCGCATAGGCCGTTGTGCAGCCATTCTCCCGTATGCCAGTCCGGCATGTCGACCGCGGGAAACAGGCAGATGGCCTGAAGGTCCATGCCGCGCTCTACCGCCGCCAGCGACTCCTCCATCACATCGCATAGCCAGTCGGCGCGGCCGGTGCCCATGCCGCTGGTTTCGCCGATGATCATGGGCCGCCGGTAGCGCTGCCATACCGAGTCCAGCATCTCGCACAGCGGCACGATGCGGTCATCATCAGGTGCGAGCGCGGCATGCGGACCGTGCTCGCGGTATTCCATCTGGCCAAAGGAATAATTGTTGACGCCGACGATGTCGAGGATCTCCGGCGAGCCGCCAAGTTCGGGATGCGCGTGGCCGCACAGCATGTCCCAGGCGAGGAAGGTATCGATACTGGTTTCATGGCGCGCCGCCTCGATCTGGTCGGGTCGGTCGCGTGGCGCGACCACATGCACCAGCGGGTCCATGTGCACCATTCGCGCCTCGGGGTCGACTTCGCGTAGGGCCTTGGCGCCCGCGATCGCGGCCCGGCACAATGCCACGCGCAGGCGCATGCGGTCCTCGCGGCTGTTGCGGTAGGGTGCGACCCATCCCCACTCGCCGCCGCAGAAGGAGAAGAAGGTGATTTCGTTGATCGGCGTGAAGAAGTGCGGCCCGCGCACGCGCGGCACCACATATTGCGCAGCGGCCCGACAGTAGGCGGCAAAGCGCTCGGTGAATGCCGGCCCGAACGGGTCGAGATCGTTCGGATAGCCGTAATGGCAGAGGTCCCAGATGGGTATCATCTTGTTGGCATTCATCGCATTGATCAGCACATCGAGGCCGGAAAAGTCCAGCCTGCCTTGGCTGTCCACCAGCGGCCAGGGTATGCCTTCACGCGCCACGGCGATGCCAAGGTCGTGCAGGATGCGATAGTCCTCCATCGCATGGCTGTCATGCCCGGTTTCGGCGACTAGGTTGCGACGACGCCGGTCCTTCCAGAGAAAGGTCGAGCATTCAAAGCCCGACAGGAAAAAAGTGGGGAAGATACCCGGATGGCTGGTCATGTCGCTACCCTTCATAGGTGCTGTACTAGAAAGACCGGCAGGAATCGATTAAGTTGCGCTTCGGGCTGGCGCGGCACATGCAGTCCCGCATGGCATAAACGTCAGGCGCTTGACCGTGCGCCTCGGTCGGGGTCACACTCGCAGGGCGCCTTCGTCCTGCCGGACGGCGGCGCATCCTCCCTCAACTTTTTACAGTAGAAGGCATGCCATGGGTGTTGATCCAATTCCGCTGGACCCTGAAATCATTCGACTCCTGTCGGGCGTGACAACCGCCACGCTGACCACGGTGCTGCTCAAGAAAGGCTTGCGCAATGTATGGCTGCGCGGCGCGATGCCGCTTCGGCCCAGCCAGCCACGGCTGGTGGGCCGGGCCTTTACGCTGCGCTTCGTGCCGGCGCGCGAAGACCTCGCCACGCCGGCCTCATGGGGCGCGCCGATCTCCACCCGGGCCGCGATCGAAGCCATGCCTGAAGGCTGCATCACGGTTGTCAGCGCCATGGGTGTAACCGATGCTGGCATCTTCGGCGACATCCTTTGCGCGCGGATGCAGAAGCGCGGCGTGACCGCGCTGGTGACCGATGGCGTGGTGCGCGACGTGGCCGGCGTGCTCGGTACCGACCTGCCGATCTGGTGCCAGGGCGCGGCTGCGCCGCCATCCGTGGCGGGGCTGACCTTCGTTGGCTGGCAGGAACCGATTGGCTGCGGCGGCGTTGCGGTGTTTCCCAACGATGTGGTGGTGGTCGATGGCGATGGCGCGGTGCTGATTCCGGCCGCGCTGCTCGACGATGTGATCGCGGCATCGGTTGAACAGGAAAGGCTGGAAGCGTGGATCATGGAAGAGGTCAATGCCGGCGCTGCGCTGCCAGGCCTGTATCCGCCGAATGAGGAAAATCGCAAGCGTTACGAGGCGTGGGCCGCTAAGACTGGCTGACCCTGGTGTGGCGTGCCACTGCGCAATCGCGGCAGGCGTGGCAATTCTTTCCTGTCGTCACGAGATGCTCGCCACGAAAGGCTTTCGGCTGACTTGGGGATATCGACTTGCGCCTTAAAAGTTTGTTCAAATCGAATGCAAGCGCATTTGATGACCAAAGTCAGCGTTTAAGCACAGCAAGGCATGACGCTTGGCGTTATTATTTTTGAGCCAGTTTCATGCCGGTCCGACAGCAAAGCCTCAAACGACAGCGTCCGCAATGACGGATGTCGCACGGCTTTTGCGCTGCATTACAACAGAACGTTTCCCGGCAGGCACCAACCGATCGACCATCAAGCGCCGAGGAAAAATTGCTAGTTGCCCATCCACACACTGCAATAGACCAGAACTGGATTGCCGATACCCGGCGCCTGGTCGATCAGCATCTCGATACCCTACTCGCTTCTTCACAGACATCACCCGTTGCCGAGGCCATGCGCTACAGCGTGCTGGCACAGGGCAAGCGCATCCGGCCCCTGCTCACGTTGGCAGTAGCCAGTTATTTCGGCGTGCGGCCGGCGGCGGCGATGCATGTGGCCTGCGCGCTGGAGATGATCCATTCAGCATCGCTGATCCTGGATGACCTGCCCTGCATGGACAATGACCGCGAGCGCCGCAACCGCGTGGCTACCCACGTCAGGTATGGCGAAAGCCTAACCATCCTCGCGGCAGTCTCGCTGCTTACGCAAAGCTGCTGCACCATCGCTTCCCACCAGAGCCTGGAGCCGGATCTGCGGCTAAAGCTGGTGCAAATGCTGTGCGACACCGTGGGCCCACATGGCCTGTCGCTGGGCCAGTACATCGACCTGCATGGCGTGGCCGGCATGACCACGCCCTCGGCCATCACCAACATTCATCACCTGAAGACCGGTGTGCTGTTCCTCGCCGCGGCGCGTGCCGGCTGCCTGATCGCCAGGGCCAGTCCGGCGCAGGAAGACAAAGTGATGCGCTTCACCAACAACATCGGCCTGGCCTTCCAACTGCTCGATGACCTCAAGGACATGGATAGCCCAGGTACCAACATGGTGGCGCATATCGGCGTGTCCGGCGCACAGCGCCGCCTGCAGGATTACCTGGATGCGGCCAACGATGCGATTGCAGGCGAGCGCAACGCTGACATGCTGCACGGCTTCGCAGACGCCTTCTTCAGCCGCGCATAGTGCCGTTTCACAGGTCAGGGTGAGTCCAGAGCCCGTTGCGTGGTGGCTGCACGGGCCGCCGCGCCATCGCATGAGCAGCCACGAATCCGCCTTGGAACAGCCGCACCAGTTTGCGCCTGCCCGACACGCTTGCACGCTGCTCCCACACCGCCGTCCCTTCCGCACGGACCCGTAAGCCGATGTCGCGATAGATCAGCAGCGCGCTGGCAATGGCCCAGGCGCAGCGCCATGGCAGTTGCGCCATGCCGATGCGGGCGGAAGCGTAATATTGCTCGGCCAGTTCCACCAGTTCGCATGCCAGCCCATGCAGGGCAGGCAGGTGATGCGGCAGCGCTGCCTGCGCTGGCGCCACCGCTTGCCGCGCCAGCCAGTCTTCCGGCAGATAGCAGCGGCCGATGCGCAAGTCGTCCCGCACATCGCGGGCGATGTTGGTAAGCTGAAAGGCGATGCCGAGGTCGGCCGCCCGGTGCATCACCTGCGCATCGCGCACGCCCATGATGCGGGCCATCATCACACCGACCACGCCCGCCACGTGATAGCAATATAGCAGCGTGTCGTCCAGCGTTTGAAAGCGCTGTTCCCGCGCATCCATCGCAAAGCCTTCCAGCAGCTCGAACAGCTGGCGCCGGGGCAGGTCATGCCGGCGCACCACGCGGCCCAGCGCCGCAAAGGCAGGGATCTCGCTGGAATGGCCGTCGCATACCCGCGCCGTCTCGCGCTGCAGGGCTTGCAGCCGCGCTTCCTTTTCCGGGCGGCTCAGCTCCTGGGCATGGTGGCCCAGGGTCTGGCCGTCGATCACATCGTCGCAGTGGCGGCACCAGGCATACAGCATCATCACGCTGTCGCGGGTGTCGCGGTCGAACAGCATTGCAGCCTTGGCAAAGCTCTTCGAGCCCTGCCGGATGCTTTGCTGGCTGTAGGCGGAGATGTCTTCCATTGTGCGCTCCATCAGGCCGCGCTCCTGACGGTTTGCTCGTCCAGGATGATGCGCGCGGTGGCCTTGGCCGAACCAACCACACCGGGTATGCCGGCGCCGGGGTGGGTGCCGGCGCCGACGAAATACAGGCCGGGTATCTGCTGGTCCTTGTTGTGGGTGCGGAAATAGGCGCTCTGCCACAGCACCGGCTCCAGCGAAAATGCCGAGCCGACATGGGCATTCAGTTCATCGCGGAAGTCGCATGGCGTGAAGATGCGCGAGGTAACGAGGTCGCGTTTCAGGTCCGGTATATAGTGGCGCTCCAGGTAGTCGAGGATGCGGTCGCGGTAGCGCGGGCCTTCGGTTTCCCAGTCGATGTCGGCATTGCCCAGGTGCGGCACCGGGGCCAACACGTAATAGGCGCTGTCGCCAGGCGGTGCAAGCGACGGGTCGGTCACGGTGGGCGCATGCAGATAGAGCGAGAAATCCTCCGCCAGCGCGGCGCCATGGAAGATGTCCTTGAGCAGCTCGCGGTAGCGCGGGCCGAACAGCACGGTATGGTGCTCCAGGCCGGGCCGCGTGCCCCTCAGGCCGAAATAGATCACGAACAGCGACATCGAGAAGCGCTTCTTCTTCAGGCTAGCCGCCTTGCGCCGCGCCGGCGGATGCTGGCGCAGCAGCTTCTCGTAGGTATGCACCACGTCGGCATTGCTGGCGGCAAGGAGGCAGGGCAAGCGCTCGCCCGAGCGCAGCCGCACCGCGGCCACCCTGCCCTGTTCGACCAGGATTTCATCAACGGCGGCATTCATCCTGATCTCACCGCCAAGGTCGGTAAAGAGCTTGATCATGCCGCGGATCAGCGCTCCGGTGCCGCCCTGCGGGAAGAACACGCCCCACTGCCGTTCCAACGCATGGATCAGCGCATAGATCGATGAGGTCTCGAAGGGATTGCCGCCTACCAGCAGCGAATGGAAGCTGAAGGCCTGGCGCAGATGCGGGTCCTTGATGAAGCGCGAGACGATGCCATAGACGCTGCGATAGCTCTCCAGTTTGATCAGCTGCGGCGCCACCTTCACCATGCTGCGGAAATCCGGAAACGGCACATGGCCGAGCTTGACATAGCCTTCTTCCAGCACCGCTTTCGAATAGTCGAGAAAACGGCGATAGCCTGCCACATCGCCCGGCGACTTGGCGCCGATCTGGCGGTCCAGTGCCTCCTGGTCATTGACATAATTGAAGGAGTAGCCGTCCTCCCAGCACAGCCGGTAGAAGGGGCTGACCGGCAGCAGCTTGACATAGTCGTCGAGCCGCCGGCCCGACAGCGCGAACAGTTCTTCCAGCGCGGTCGGGTCGGTGATCACCGTCGGCCCCGCGTCGAAGGTGAAGCCCTGGTCCTCGTACACATAGGCGCGGCCGCCCGGCTTGTCGCGCTGTTCCAGCACGAGTGTCGGTATGCCGGCCGACTGCAGTCGGATGGCGAGCGCAAGCCCGCCGAATCCGCTACCGATCACGATGGCTTTGATGATGTTCCCCTTTCGATGTTGGCCATGGCCATGAACGCCGCGCCCAGTGGCACCGGTGGCTTGCCTGATAGGATGCGCAGCTTGTCGGCCCAGTTCAGCCGGGCCGCATAAAACCGTTCGATGCGCGCCTGCGGCAGTCCATAGAAGCGCTGCAGCAGGCGGTAGCGCTGCGCCGGCGCGCTGGCGAAAAACAGCATGCGGTTCAACAGGCGCATGAAAAGTTGGCCGCGCCACTGCGCAATGGACCTGTCGCGGATGCAGTCGTGCGTTTCCGACAGGGCCGGCAATGCGGCGACCTCCTCGGCCAGCCGCACCGCAAACGGCAGCGAATAGCCGGTGGTGGCATGGAACAGCCCAGCACGCAGGCCGCTGCAGGCCAGATCGGACGGCTTGTCGCGCCAGAAGCGCTCGATGTCGCCCGACAGCGCAATCGGGAGCACGCCGCTTTCCTCGCGCTCCACCCGCTCCACTTGCCAGCCGCGGGCGGCGATGTAGTCGTCGATGCGGCGCCGCAGCTCGGCCTCGTCCAGTCCGGGCGCGCCGCTGTAGTAGGTGTCCTCGACCAGGATGCGGCGTTCGTCGAAGGGCAGCGTGTAGACGAAGCGGTAGCCGTCGTCCTGCGGCACGGTGGCGTCCATGATGATGGGCAGCGCTTGGCCATGCGGCTGGCGCAGCAGCACTTCGCGGCCGACGAACTTCTGCCATGCATAGTGCATGTGCGGCGAGGCGGCATGGCCGCGGCCGTCGATCACCAGGCCGGCCTCCTGCCATGCGCCGTTGATGCGGGCGCCGGTGGCGCCGACCTCGTCCACCATGGCATCGAGCCGCACGACGCCGTCCAGCGCCTCCATCAGCACCTGATGGAAGCGGCTGGCGCTGATGCTGTAGCAGGGCGTGGACAGCCGGCGGCGATGCTCGGGGAAGCGCACTTCATAGCCGGGCCAGCAACGCACCACCAGCGGCGCCAGCCAGGCATGCTGCGCCGGCGTCAGGTCGGGGTGGTAGTAGGACCAGGTATGGTTGCCGCCCAGGGTTGCGCCACGTTCCACCAGCAAGATGCGCAGTTCGGGCCGCGCCTGGCGCAGGCGCCAGGCGATCAGGCCGTTGGCTAGGCCGCCGCCGACCAGCAGTACGTCAACCGGCGCGTCAGCCATGGTCGAGCGCCTCCTCGATAGCGCGGCAGCCGGCCTGCACGCCATCCTCGGCCCGGCTCGGACCGGCAAGCCGGGCCGCTGCCTGACGCATGCGCCCGTCAGCGAGAATACGCGCCAGCGCGGCGCGCAGCGCATGGCGGCCGGCGCGCCGTTTCGGCAGCACCAGCGCCGCGCCTAATGCACGCAGCCGCAGCGCATTGTCCATCTGGTCGTGCGCATGTGGCACGATGAGCTGCGGCTTGCCGGCGCGCAGCGCCTTGAACGAGGTGGCCGCGCCGCCGGAATGCACGATCACGGCGGCATGCGGAAACACCGCCTCGAATGGCGCATAGCCGATGCGCAGCGCGTCTTCAGGCAGCGGCGCCGGCAGGCTGGACGCGGCTGACAGCCCGCCCGTGACCAGCAATGCCCGCATGCCGAGCGCCGAAGCAGCCGCCAGGCCATCGGCATAGAAGTCACCGGCGTCGTTGCTGGCCGCGGAGCCGAGGGTGAAGACCGCCAGCGGTGCATCGTCCCGCGCCAGGAAGCGCCGCAGCGCATCCGGCAGCGCCGGCGCCTCGTCCAAGTAGAGCGCGGTGCCGGTCTGTACGGTCGAGGCCGGCCAGTCGGGCTGCGGCGCGCCCAGGAGCGGCGAGAACATCGCCAGCACCCGGCGGTCGGAATGCTGGCCCTCGTACAATGGATGCTCACGCGAGGCGATGCCCAGTTCGGCGCGCAGCGCCAGCACGGGGTCGAGCCAGCGCTCGGTATGCTGCCTGACGTAGCCAAACACCTTGCCATGCAGCTCGGGCGAGCGCCCGCACAGCCAGGACAGCAGCGCGAACGGCAGGTAATTGGGTCGCTCGTGCAGCGAGAAGAAGGACATCGGCTGCAGCACCGCCGACACCCAGGGCACGCCGGTACTAGCCGCCACGAGCGGCGCGGCCAGCGCCATCAGCGACTGGCTTACGAGCAGGTCGGCGCCGCGGCTGGCTTCGGCTAGGTCGGTATAGCTGTGACGTATCGCCGGCCCCAGGTAATGGCGATAGACGAATTCGCCGCCGCTTCGCGGATGCATGTAGCGGCGGTGGAAGGCCGGCGTGTTGTCGGGGTCGGGCCGCATGTGGCGAAACGCCAAGCCGGCCCGCACCACATGGGCTTCATGGGCGGCATTGGTGGCGACCGTGACCCGGTGCCCGCGCCGCCGCAGCTCGCCGCCCAGCGCTAGAAAGGGATGCAGGTCGCCCAGCGAGCCGGAGGTGGCGAACACGATGTGGCGGGACGGCAGGCTGCTCATCGCGACCGCGCTCCCGGCAGGCGCCACCACGGCGTGCCCGGCTGCAAGTGATGCTCGTGGTGATAGCCGAAGTGAAAGCAGGTCAGCAGCGACAGCAGGTAGCCAAACTCATTGCTGCGCGCGCGGTGGTGGTCGGCGAACTGGGCATCGCTGCGGTCGTCAACATGGCGGTGCGGCAGGAAGGTGCCGAAATAGAACAGCTGCAGGGAGGACACGATGCCCGGCACGGCGAAGAACAGCAGGATGTTCCACACGCTTGCGCCCAGCAGCATATAGGCCGACACCCGCAGCGACATGATCGCCAGTTCGCGCCAGCCGAAATAGGTGGTCAGGAATTGCAGGTACCAGCTCAGTGGCTGGTTAGCATGGGCAACAGCGAAGTCTGGGTCCTGCGCGCTGCCCGGGTTGCGGTGGTGCAGCTCGTGCTTGAGCTTGATGCGGCCGAAGGAAAAGCCGGCATATAGCAAGAGCGCCAGCCGGCCCACCATGTCGCCGCTGGCGCGCCGCGACGGCCACAGCGAGCCATGCATGGCGTCATGCGCCACGATGTACATGCCCACCGACAGCCAGGTCAGGAGTAGCAGTATCGGGGCCGCCAGCGCCGGCGCCCACGGCGCGCTCCAGTCAAACAGGAAGACCGCGGACAGATGCAGCGCGCTCCATGCGGCGATGATGGCCGTGGCCAGCGCCATGCCGATGCGGCCCTGCCTGGAGGGGTTCATGGCTGGCGATCGCCGCCGCGCAGCTGCCGGCGTATCGCGTCGACCGGCGGGGCATACAGAAAACCGAAGGAGACGCCGTTCTCGCGGGTGCGTACGGCATGGTGCAGATGGTGGGCAGTGGCCAGGCGCTGCAGATAGCCGCTTCTTGGCCGCCAGGCAAGCGGCAAGCGCCGGTGGATGATCACATCATGCAGGATGCCGTACAGCATGCCGTAGATCGTGATGCCCAGCGCAATCCACCACAGCCACGGCCGGCTGGCGCCGACCATGAACAGCAGGATGGTGGCGGCGGCGAACACGATGGCATACAGGTCGTTTTTTTCCCAACCGGCGCCCTTGGGCGCTTCATGATGCGAGCGGTGCCAGCCCCAGCCGAAGCCATGCATCACATGCTTGTGGACCAGCGCGACCGCGAACTCCATCACAAACAGCGTGGCGATCAACAGAAAAAGATGAAAAGGGTTCATGCCTGCGGGAAACAGCCTGGTGGGAAGGAAGGGAAATGTCCTGAACCCAACAGTCGCATGAAACCCGCCGCAGCCGCAGGGCAGCGTGTAGGCTTGTTGATCTCGTTCAAACAGGCGCCCGGCGCCTGGCGCAGCGGCCGGTTCAGTCGCGGCCGGCAAGCGGGGCGAGCGCTGCGGACACATGCGCCAGCAGCAGGTAAAGGGAGGCTGAAAGCAGGGATGCCAGCGTCAGAGACATGCT from Noviherbaspirillum sp. L7-7A includes these protein-coding regions:
- a CDS encoding ribonuclease activity regulator RraA: MGVDPIPLDPEIIRLLSGVTTATLTTVLLKKGLRNVWLRGAMPLRPSQPRLVGRAFTLRFVPAREDLATPASWGAPISTRAAIEAMPEGCITVVSAMGVTDAGIFGDILCARMQKRGVTALVTDGVVRDVAGVLGTDLPIWCQGAAAPPSVAGLTFVGWQEPIGCGGVAVFPNDVVVVDGDGAVLIPAALLDDVIAASVEQERLEAWIMEEVNAGAALPGLYPPNEENRKRYEAWAAKTG
- a CDS encoding phytoene/squalene synthase family protein, translating into MEDISAYSQQSIRQGSKSFAKAAMLFDRDTRDSVMMLYAWCRHCDDVIDGQTLGHHAQELSRPEKEARLQALQRETARVCDGHSSEIPAFAALGRVVRRHDLPRRQLFELLEGFAMDAREQRFQTLDDTLLYCYHVAGVVGVMMARIMGVRDAQVMHRAADLGIAFQLTNIARDVRDDLRIGRCYLPEDWLARQAVAPAQAALPHHLPALHGLACELVELAEQYYASARIGMAQLPWRCAWAIASALLIYRDIGLRVRAEGTAVWEQRASVSGRRKLVRLFQGGFVAAHAMARRPVQPPRNGLWTHPDL
- a CDS encoding family 1 glycosylhydrolase; protein product: MTSHPGIFPTFFLSGFECSTFLWKDRRRRNLVAETGHDSHAMEDYRILHDLGIAVAREGIPWPLVDSQGRLDFSGLDVLINAMNANKMIPIWDLCHYGYPNDLDPFGPAFTERFAAYCRAAAQYVVPRVRGPHFFTPINEITFFSFCGGEWGWVAPYRNSREDRMRLRVALCRAAIAGAKALREVDPEARMVHMDPLVHVVAPRDRPDQIEAARHETSIDTFLAWDMLCGHAHPELGGSPEILDIVGVNNYSFGQMEYREHGPHAALAPDDDRIVPLCEMLDSVWQRYRRPMIIGETSGMGTGRADWLCDVMEESLAAVERGMDLQAICLFPAVDMPDWHTGEWLHNGLCDLVEQDGDLRRVPDPGYVAELRRWQKELNRVTALDEDPFSDPVELQDVVDAAHRLHKQPDRDWCRE
- a CDS encoding phytoene desaturase; translation: MIGSGFGGLALAIRLQSAGIPTLVLEQRDKPGGRAYVYEDQGFTFDAGPTVITDPTALEELFALSGRRLDDYVKLLPVSPFYRLCWEDGYSFNYVNDQEALDRQIGAKSPGDVAGYRRFLDYSKAVLEEGYVKLGHVPFPDFRSMVKVAPQLIKLESYRSVYGIVSRFIKDPHLRQAFSFHSLLVGGNPFETSSIYALIHALERQWGVFFPQGGTGALIRGMIKLFTDLGGEIRMNAAVDEILVEQGRVAAVRLRSGERLPCLLAASNADVVHTYEKLLRQHPPARRKAASLKKKRFSMSLFVIYFGLRGTRPGLEHHTVLFGPRYRELLKDIFHGAALAEDFSLYLHAPTVTDPSLAPPGDSAYYVLAPVPHLGNADIDWETEGPRYRDRILDYLERHYIPDLKRDLVTSRIFTPCDFRDELNAHVGSAFSLEPVLWQSAYFRTHNKDQQIPGLYFVGAGTHPGAGIPGVVGSAKATARIILDEQTVRSAA
- a CDS encoding glycosyltransferase; amino-acid sequence: MSSLPSRHIVFATSGSLGDLHPFLALGGELRRRGHRVTVATNAAHEAHVVRAGLAFRHMRPDPDNTPAFHRRYMHPRSGGEFVYRHYLGPAIRHSYTDLAEASRGADLLVSQSLMALAAPLVAASTGVPWVSAVLQPMSFFSLHERPNYLPFALLSWLCGRSPELHGKVFGYVRQHTERWLDPVLALRAELGIASREHPLYEGQHSDRRVLAMFSPLLGAPQPDWPASTVQTGTALYLDEAPALPDALRRFLARDDAPLAVFTLGSAASNDAGDFYADGLAAASALGMRALLVTGGLSAASSLPAPLPEDALRIGYAPFEAVFPHAAVIVHSGGAATSFKALRAGKPQLIVPHAHDQMDNALRLRALGAALVLPKRRAGRHALRAALARILADGRMRQAAARLAGPSRAEDGVQAGCRAIEEALDHG
- a CDS encoding sterol desaturase family protein codes for the protein MNPFHLFLLIATLFVMEFAVALVHKHVMHGFGWGWHRSHHEAPKGAGWEKNDLYAIVFAAATILLFMVGASRPWLWWIALGITIYGMLYGILHDVIIHRRLPLAWRPRSGYLQRLATAHHLHHAVRTRENGVSFGFLYAPPVDAIRRQLRGGDRQP
- a CDS encoding tartrate dehydrogenase, translating into MRTHKIAAIGADGIGPEVIAAGLEVLTALADKDGGFRLEVEHFPWSSAYYLEHGHYIPEGGLERLKQFDAIFFGAVGSQQVPDHVSLWGLRLPIAQGFDQYANVRPARVLPGVTSPLTNGEDIDWVIIRENSEGEYSGNGGRAHRGLPIEVGTEVAVFTRAGVERIHRFAFELARKRPAKHLTLVTKSNAQRFGMVMWDEIFYEVAKDYPDVRTDRELVDAVTTRMVLKPKSLDVLVATNLHADILSDLAAALSGSLGIAPTANLNPERQFPSMFEPIHGSAFDITGKGVANPIATFWTASMMLEHLGETAAAQTLMRAVEAVTASKLHTPDLGGKANTADVTRAVCDYIKNAAPAA
- the crtY gene encoding lycopene beta-cyclase CrtY — protein: MADAPVDVLLVGGGLANGLIAWRLRQARPELRILLVERGATLGGNHTWSYYHPDLTPAQHAWLAPLVVRCWPGYEVRFPEHRRRLSTPCYSISASRFHQVLMEALDGVVRLDAMVDEVGATGARINGAWQEAGLVIDGRGHAASPHMHYAWQKFVGREVLLRQPHGQALPIIMDATVPQDDGYRFVYTLPFDERRILVEDTYYSGAPGLDEAELRRRIDDYIAARGWQVERVEREESGVLPIALSGDIERFWRDKPSDLACSGLRAGLFHATTGYSLPFAVRLAEEVAALPALSETHDCIRDRSIAQWRGQLFMRLLNRMLFFASAPAQRYRLLQRFYGLPQARIERFYAARLNWADKLRILSGKPPVPLGAAFMAMANIERGTSSKPS
- a CDS encoding polyprenyl synthetase family protein: MLVAHPHTAIDQNWIADTRRLVDQHLDTLLASSQTSPVAEAMRYSVLAQGKRIRPLLTLAVASYFGVRPAAAMHVACALEMIHSASLILDDLPCMDNDRERRNRVATHVRYGESLTILAAVSLLTQSCCTIASHQSLEPDLRLKLVQMLCDTVGPHGLSLGQYIDLHGVAGMTTPSAITNIHHLKTGVLFLAAARAGCLIARASPAQEDKVMRFTNNIGLAFQLLDDLKDMDSPGTNMVAHIGVSGAQRRLQDYLDAANDAIAGERNADMLHGFADAFFSRA
- a CDS encoding fatty acid desaturase, which codes for MNPSRQGRIGMALATAIIAAWSALHLSAVFLFDWSAPWAPALAAPILLLLTWLSVGMYIVAHDAMHGSLWPSRRASGDMVGRLALLLYAGFSFGRIKLKHELHHRNPGSAQDPDFAVAHANQPLSWYLQFLTTYFGWRELAIMSLRVSAYMLLGASVWNILLFFAVPGIVSSLQLFYFGTFLPHRHVDDRSDAQFADHHRARSNEFGYLLSLLTCFHFGYHHEHHLQPGTPWWRLPGARSR